One window of Trifolium pratense cultivar HEN17-A07 linkage group LG5, ARS_RC_1.1, whole genome shotgun sequence genomic DNA carries:
- the LOC123886054 gene encoding putative serine/threonine-protein kinase, protein MVTDLDWETSLPSNNESKIKSSEHKRETMFFVLGGLVVVTILLLILWIVFRKHIKRPTKPMRNTVPHEGSMEFFSRSLRSISYFDYQTLRKATNNFVHGNLLGSGGFGPVYQGKLEDGRMIAVKALSLNKSQQGEKEFLAEVKLITSMQHKNLVQLLGSCIDGPQRLLVYEYMKNRSLDLFIYGNDVRFLNWSTRFQIILGVARGLQYLHEDSHLRIVHRDIKASNILLDDKFLPRIGDFGLARFFPEDQVYLSTQFAGTLGYTAPEYAIRGELSIKADIYSFGVLLLEIICCRKNTDHTLPPEMQYLPEYAWKLYEKSNLLDLVDPKLRKDGFVEKDVLQAIHVALLCLQPHAHLRPPMSEIVALLTFKIEMVTTPMRPAFLDRRPKKDEDEHSFEGPSLPNH, encoded by the exons ATGGTCACAGATCTTGACT GGGAAACTTCTTTACCCTCTAACAATGAGTCAAAAATAAAGTCAAGTGAGCACAAACGTGAAACAATGTTCTTTGTCCTTGGAGGGTTAGTAGTTGTCACCATATTATTATTGATTCTTTGGATTGTATTTAGAAAGCATATTAAACGACCAACAAAGCCAATGAGAAACACGGTTCCGCATGAAG GGTCCATGGAGTTTTTTAGTAGGAGCCTTCGATCAATTAGCTACTTTGACTACCAAACATTGAGGAAGGCAACTAATAACTTTGTTCATGGTAATCTTCTTGGAAGTGGTGGATTTGGTCCTGTCTATCAG GGAAAGTTGGAAGATGGAAGGATGATTGCTGTTAAGGCATTATCACTTAACAAATCCCAACAAggagaaaaagaatttttggCTGAGGTGAAATTGATCACAAGTATGCAGCACAAAAATTTGGTTCAACTTCTTGGAAGTTGTATAGATGGACCTCAAAGATTACTTGTTTATGAATACATGAAGAATCGAAGTTTGGATCTCTTCATATATG GAAACGATGTTCGATTTCTAAATTGGAGCACTAGGTTCCAAATTATACTTGGAGTAGCGCGAGGACTTCAATACCTTCATGAAGACTCACACTTAAGAATTGTTCATCGAGATATCAAAGCAAGCAACATTCTTCTTGATGACAAATTTTTACCAAGGATTGGAGATTTTGGACTAGCGAGGTTTTTCCCCGAAGATCAAGTTTATCTTAGTACACAATTTGCAGGAACATT aGGCTATACAGCTCCTGAATATGCTATTAGAGGAGAATTGTCAATAAAGGCAGATATATATAGTTTTGGAGTTCTACTTCTTGAAATTATTTGTTGCAGGAAAAACACAGATCATACTTTACCACCAGAAATGCAGTATCTTCCTGAATAC GCATGGAAATTGTACGAGAAATCAAATTTATTGGACCTTGTGGATCCAAAGCTGAGAAAAGATGGATTCGTAGAAAAGGATGTTTTGCAAGCAATCCATGTAGCTCTCTTATGCCTTCAACCTCATGCACATTTGAGACCACCCATGTCAGAAATTGTAGCATTGTTAACATTCAAAATTGAAATGGTTACAACACCAATGAGACCAGCTTTCCTTGATCGAAGGCCCAAAAAGGATGAAGATGAACATTCTTTTGAAGGACCATCTTTGCCAAACCAttga
- the LOC123886053 gene encoding uncharacterized protein LOC123886053: MDRSWMRANRLSTEYRHGVMEFLQFAESNAELERPPPEFPPLFLCPCINCANKEPKRTKKEIMNHLICDGICQNYTQWIWHGEVVATPSVSHRESGSVDIDDRLEDMMRDIGEDSFKRAHVYETLCSDKDEPLYPGCTNFTRLSAVLKLFNLKAKNGWTDKSFTELLELLIQMLPEGNVMPNRYYEAKKVLCPMGLEYEKIHACPNDCILYRKEFVNYNHCPTCKASRYKKKDGDSSDDEVTKTGPPAKVVWYLPIISRFKRLFANANDAKNLRWHAEERKCDGQIRHVADSLQWKKIDSLFPNFGKESRNLRLGLATDGMNPFGNQSTNHSSWPVLLMIYNLSPWLCMKRKYIMLSMMISGPRQPGNDIDVYLSPLIDDLKVLWEEGVDVFDSYSGEQFNMRAMLFCTINDFLAYGNLSGYSVKGHNACPICEKKTCYKQLKNGKKTVYLGHRKFLNRYHPYRRLRKAFDGDQENGVAPTPLTGEEVYERQRDINVVFGKCQKPKGRVPKAKVPKAESESVKRKKQPVVKSIWKKRSVFFDLPYWSSLDVRHCIDVMHVEKNVCDSVIGTLLDIKGKTKDGAHARLDMDLMGIRQELLPQKINDKTYLPPACHTLSKDEKTSFCKCLQSIKVPHGYSSNVKSLVSMKDLKLIGLKSHDCHVLMQQLLPVAIRGILPDNVRKAICRLCLFFNAICCKAIDPLKLDELENEAAVILCQLEMYFPPSFFDIMVHFPPSLRCIIPWRV; this comes from the coding sequence ATGGACCGTAGTTGGATGAGAGCTAATCGATTAAGTACTGAGTACAGACATGGAGTGATGGAATTTCTACAGTTTGCGGAAAGTAATGCTGAACTAGAACGTCCTCCTCCTGAATTTCCTCCACTTTTTCTATGTCCGTGTATAAATTGTGCAAATAAAGAACCAAAACGTACTAAGAAAGAAATCATGAATCATCTAATTTGTGACgggatttgtcaaaattatacacaatGGATATGGCACGGTGAAGTAGTTGCAACGCCAAGTGTGTCCCATAGAGAAAGTGGTAGTGTGGATATCGATGATCGACTGGAAGACATGATGCGTGATATTGGAGAAGATTCGTTTAAGAGGGCGCATGTGTATGAAACTTTATGCAGTGACAAGGATGAACCATTGTATCCGGGATGCACAAATTTTACCCGTTTGTCTGCGgtgttaaaattgtttaatttgaaaGCAAAAAATGGGTGGACCGACAAAAGTTTCACTGAATTGCTTGAATTGTTGATACAAATGCTTCCAGAAGGTAATGTAATGCCAAATCGTTATTACGAGGCGAAAAAAGTATTGTGTCCAATGGGTTTGGAGTATGAAAAGATACATGCATGCCCTAATGATTGTATATTATACCGAAAAGAGTTTGTAAACTATAATCATTGTCCGACATGTAAGGCGTCTCgctacaaaaagaaagatggtgATTCTAGTGATGATGAGGTGACCAAAACGGGTCCTCCCGCGAAAGTCGTATGGTACCTACCAATAATTTCAAGGTTCAAGAGATTGTTTGCTAATGCAAATGACGCAAAGAATCTTAGATGGCATGcagaagagagaaaatgtgatGGCCAAATTCGCCATGTAGCTGATTCTTTGCAATGGAAGAAAATTGACTCTTTGTTTCCAAATTTTGGCAAAGAGTCGAGAAACCTTAGACTTGGACTTGCTACTGATGGAATGAATCCGTTTGGTAATCAAAGTACTAACCATAGTTCATGGCCTGTTCTCCTGATGATTTACAACCTATCTCCTTGGTTGTGCATGAAgcgtaaatatattatgttatcgaTGATGATTTCAGGCCCAAGACAACCAGGAAATGACATAGATGTTTATCTAAGTCCactaattgatgatttgaaagtGTTGTGGGAGGAAGGAGTGGATGTTTTTGATTCGTATTCTGGTGAACAGTTCAACATGCGTGCCATGTTGTTTTGCACCATCAACGACTTTCTGGCATACGGCAATTTGTCTGGGTATTCCGTTAAAGGGCATAATGCGTGTCccatatgtgaaaaaaaaacatgttataaGCAACtgaaaaatggaaagaagacTGTTTATCTTGGCCACCGAAAATTTCTAAATCGTTATCATCCATATCGTAGATTGCGAAAAGCTTTTGACGGAGACCAAGAGAATGGTGTTGCTCCAACGCCCTTAACTGGAGAGGAAGTTTATGAACGACAACGAGACATTAATGTTGTCTTCGGAAAGTGCCAAAAGCCAAAAGGGAGAGTGCCAAAAGCGAAAGTGCCAAAAGCCGAAAGTGAAAGTGTCAAAAGGAAAAAGCAGCCTGTTGTGAAAAGTATATGGAAAAAGAGGTCAGTGTTCTTTGATCTTCCATATTGGTCTAGTCTTGATGTAAGACATTGTATTGATGTGATGCACGTGGAGAAAAATGTATGTGATAGTGTAATTGGAACACTTCTCGACATTAAAGGCAAGACAAAAGATGGTGCACATGCTCGTCTtgatatggatttgatgggTATACGACAAGAGTTATTACCACAAAAAATCAATGACAAGACATATTTGCCTCCCGCGTGTCACACTTTGTCTAAAGACGAGAAAACAAGTTTTTGCAAGTGTTTACAAAGTATCAAAGTGCCACATGGTTACTCGTCAAATGTCAAGAGCCTTGTATCAATGAAAGATCTCAAATTAATCGGCTTAAAATCTCATGATTGTCATGTCTTGATGCAACAACTACTACCTGTGGCTATTCGTGGGATATTGCCCGATAATGTTAGGAAAGCTATATGCAGGTTGTGCTTATTCTTCAATGCAATATGTTGTAAAGCAATTGATCCATTGAAGTTAGACGAGTTGGAAAACGAAGCTGCAGTTATCTTGTGTCAATTGGAGATGTATTTTCCTCcttcattttttgacattatGGTTCATTTTCCTCCTTCATTGAGATGTATTATCCCGTGGAGGGTATAA